From the Octopus sinensis linkage group LG28, ASM634580v1, whole genome shotgun sequence genome, one window contains:
- the LOC115225687 gene encoding actin-like, giving the protein MAVKVPCVVIDNGSYTCKIGLGRDVEPSIFIPSHSGYCNDQGEAIGNELKNYNAKIKSGYSTSVLNLKHPIERGVITNWDDMEKIWLHAFKELNVAPAESSVLLTEAVSNPKDNREKMAEIMFEKFNTHALCIADQAPLSLFASGRITGMSVDVGHGITQIVPVYEGSVKREAAVRWDFGGVDMTDYLTSMLTERGYSFDRPSQTETVRNIKEKCCYVALDFEQEMQTATSEKYKLPDKQVITIGNERFRTPEVMFQPSLIHEGSEGIHVRIRDSIIKCNRWIKMPIFQNIVLSGGSTTFRGFAQRLEKEMSSILAPATIFMIIDHGELKYATWLGGTALATLYTFKDWCISREEYNEHGSNILDKKYM; this is encoded by the exons TTATTGCAATGATCAG gGTGAAGCGATTGGAAATGAACTCAAAAACTATAATGCTAAAATTAAATCTGGATACAGTACAAGTGTTCTTAACTTGAAGCATCCTATTGAACGCGGTGTCATTACCAACTGGGATGATATGGAGAAGATTTGGTTGCATGCATTCAAAGAGTTGAATGTTGCACCTGCAGAAAGCTCTGTCTTGTTGACTGAGGCTGTTTCTAACCCCAAGGACAACAGAGAAAAGATGGCCGAAATTATGTTTGAAAAGTTTAACACTCATGCATTATGTATTGCTGATCAGGCTCCACTGTCGCTTTTTGCTTCTGGTCGTATCACAGGTATGTCTGTGGATGTAGGTCATGGCATCACCCAAATTGTCCCTGTCTATGAAGGGTCAGTTAAACGAGAAGCTGCTGTCCGGTGGGATTTTGGTGGTGTGGACATGACAGATTACCTTACGAGTATGTTGACTGAACGTGGCTATTCCTTTGACAGACCTTCTCAGACAGAAACTGTCCGTAACATCAAAGAGAAGTGTTGTTATGTTGCTCTAGACTTTGAACAGGAAATGCAGACTGCAACCTCTGAGAAATATAAATTACCTGACAAGCAAGTCATTACCATTGGCAATGAACGATTCCGAACGCCAGAAGTTATGTTCCAGCCAAGTTTAATTCATGAGGGATCTGAGGGTATTCATGTAAGAATTCGTGATTCAATCATCAAATGTAATAGGTGGATTAAAATGCCCATATTTCAGAACATTGTATTGTCTGGTGGTTCGACAACATTCAGAGGCTTTGCCCAGCGCCTAGAAAAAGAAATGAGTTCCATTCTGGCACCTGCAACGATATTTATGATTATTGATCATGGAGAACTTAAATACGCTACATGGCTTGGTGGCACTGCATTGGCTACTTTGTATACCTTTAAAGATTGGTGTATTAGCAGAGAAGAATATAATGAACATGGCTCAAATATTCtcgataaaaaatatatgtaa